A portion of the Parasedimentitalea marina genome contains these proteins:
- a CDS encoding flagellin yields MSITSFGDMAHSVFLRSRTAELKESLATLTDELSTGQASDLSVKLGGDYTYLMDIDRSISLLESFEVATTESSFFASSAQMLIANIGENASSLSNDILATTGTTNEDNIDLLSSQSRLYLEETIQSLNAQVAGRSLFAGTATTVVPLAGVDTLMSSLVTEVSGLTTAADIMTAVKDWFDDPTGFDTVMYQGSTTSMGSVSIGPNEQVNIALRADDEDFKQAMQSFAIGALATESGLSLAIDITSDLISGTGGELLDTNNRLISVQADLGFTEARIEEAAVRNAATATSLSITRNELTQADPFETATRLEETQYQLEALYTVTARSNQLSLLSFM; encoded by the coding sequence ATGAGTATAACATCTTTTGGAGACATGGCGCACAGTGTTTTTCTGCGCAGCCGTACCGCCGAATTAAAAGAAAGTTTGGCGACATTGACAGACGAGTTGAGCACTGGCCAAGCTTCGGATCTTAGCGTGAAACTTGGCGGTGACTATACCTACCTGATGGATATCGACCGTAGTATTTCCCTTCTTGAGTCATTTGAAGTTGCGACAACGGAATCCTCTTTTTTTGCATCTTCGGCTCAGATGTTGATTGCCAATATAGGTGAAAATGCGAGCTCGCTTAGCAACGACATTCTGGCAACAACTGGAACCACGAACGAAGACAATATTGATCTGCTATCCAGTCAATCTCGCCTTTATCTCGAAGAAACGATTCAATCGTTGAACGCTCAAGTCGCAGGTCGCAGTCTGTTTGCCGGCACGGCAACGACTGTTGTGCCGTTGGCCGGTGTGGATACTCTGATGTCGTCTCTGGTGACAGAGGTGTCAGGCTTGACCACTGCAGCAGATATCATGACAGCAGTGAAAGACTGGTTTGATGATCCAACCGGGTTTGATACAGTCATGTATCAGGGTTCCACGACATCTATGGGTTCGGTCAGTATCGGCCCCAATGAGCAGGTCAATATCGCCCTGCGGGCAGACGACGAAGACTTTAAGCAGGCCATGCAAAGCTTTGCTATCGGGGCGTTGGCAACCGAATCTGGTTTGTCTCTTGCGATAGACATTACGAGTGACCTGATTTCAGGCACTGGCGGCGAGTTGTTGGACACCAACAACCGGTTGATAAGCGTTCAGGCTGACTTGGGCTTTACCGAGGCGCGCATTGAAGAAGCTGCGGTTCGAAATGCGGCGACCGCAACCAGCCTGAGTATTACTAGGAACGAGCTCACCCAGGCTGATCCCTTTGAAACCGCAACCCGGTTGGAAGAGACACAATATCAATTGGAAGCGCTGTATACTGTGACCGCCCGCTCCAACCAACTTTCCTTGCTGAGTTTCATGTGA
- a CDS encoding flagellar basal body P-ring protein FlgI, producing the protein MMTYIRILLTCLMLPTMLQASAIRMKDLVEFDGVRGNDLVGYGLVVGLNGTGDGLRNSPFTEEIMSNILERLGVNVTGEQFRPKNVAAVFVTASLPPFARVGTQIDVTVSAIGDSKSLLGGTLVMTPLNAADGQIYAVAQGTILAGGAVVEGDGASVTQGVPTSGGIPSGARVEREIEFDLASLTTMRLALREPDFTTAGRIEQAINREFNSNVALMRDSGTVEIDVTRTNTRSTAHAIGRIENILVEPERKARVVVDQRSGTIVMGSDVRISRVAVAQGNLTLRIEEAPLVSQPNPFTDGETVVVPRTGVAIDEEEGIQLAEVPETTSLSEVVAGLNALGVSPRDMIDILKSLKAAGALHAEFVVR; encoded by the coding sequence ATGATGACATATATTCGTATATTATTGACGTGCCTGATGCTTCCTACGATGCTGCAGGCATCCGCTATCCGAATGAAAGATCTGGTCGAGTTTGACGGGGTTCGTGGTAATGATCTGGTTGGCTATGGTCTGGTCGTTGGCCTGAATGGGACTGGCGATGGTTTACGCAACTCGCCGTTTACCGAAGAAATCATGTCAAATATTCTGGAACGGCTTGGTGTCAATGTAACGGGCGAACAATTTCGACCCAAGAACGTTGCTGCGGTTTTTGTGACGGCTAGCCTGCCACCCTTCGCGCGAGTTGGTACGCAAATCGACGTGACGGTTTCGGCTATTGGTGATTCAAAAAGTTTGCTCGGCGGTACCTTGGTTATGACACCGTTGAATGCTGCTGATGGGCAGATCTATGCGGTGGCCCAAGGAACCATTCTAGCAGGGGGGGCTGTCGTCGAAGGAGATGGGGCCTCGGTTACCCAAGGCGTGCCGACTTCAGGCGGGATTCCTTCGGGTGCCCGCGTTGAACGCGAGATCGAGTTCGACCTGGCATCGTTAACTACAATGCGGTTGGCTTTGCGGGAACCGGATTTCACCACTGCAGGTCGGATCGAGCAGGCCATAAATCGCGAATTTAACTCAAACGTTGCCCTAATGCGTGATTCCGGGACCGTAGAAATTGATGTCACCCGGACCAACACCCGTTCAACCGCCCATGCCATTGGCCGGATTGAAAACATTCTGGTTGAGCCTGAGCGCAAAGCACGGGTGGTGGTGGATCAGCGGTCAGGGACGATTGTTATGGGCAGTGATGTTCGTATTTCCCGGGTGGCTGTGGCACAGGGCAATCTTACACTTCGGATCGAAGAGGCACCTTTGGTGTCGCAGCCCAATCCATTTACGGACGGTGAAACCGTTGTGGTTCCACGCACCGGGGTGGCCATCGACGAGGAAGAGGGCATCCAATTGGCTGAAGTGCCAGAGACTACCTCGCTCTCCGAAGTTGTGGCTGGTTTGAATGCCCTGGGTGTATCGCCGCGCGATATGATTGATATCCTCAAAAGCCTAAAAGCCGCAGGCGCGCTGCATGCAGAGTTTGTCGTACGCTGA
- the fliP gene encoding flagellar type III secretion system pore protein FliP (The bacterial flagellar biogenesis protein FliP forms a type III secretion system (T3SS)-type pore required for flagellar assembly.) translates to MIQRSFIFLSLAALALLAVPQVAQAQELNLSLADSGSISARSIQLILLLTVLSLAPGLAIMITCFPFLITVLSIVRQGMGMQQAPPNMLIVSLAMFLTYFVMEPVFNDAWTHGISPLIAEQLGVEEAVTRALEPFRAFMAARLDADTFYAMSDLRPGLQGIDPTPDAPLSVLIPSFLLSEISRAFQIGFLVFLPFLIIDLVVAAILMSMGMMMVPPAVVSLPFKLAFFVVADGWTLIASSLVRSYYP, encoded by the coding sequence ATGATCCAAAGATCCTTCATCTTTTTATCGCTGGCAGCCTTAGCGCTGCTGGCGGTGCCGCAGGTTGCTCAGGCGCAAGAATTAAACCTGTCCCTGGCTGACAGTGGATCAATCTCCGCTCGATCCATACAGCTCATTCTTTTGCTTACTGTGCTCAGCTTGGCCCCCGGCCTGGCCATCATGATCACTTGTTTTCCATTTCTTATAACGGTTTTGTCGATTGTGCGTCAGGGGATGGGCATGCAGCAAGCACCGCCCAATATGCTGATTGTCAGCCTGGCGATGTTTCTGACCTATTTTGTAATGGAACCAGTGTTTAACGACGCCTGGACCCACGGCATCAGCCCCTTAATTGCAGAGCAGCTGGGAGTTGAAGAGGCTGTTACGCGCGCACTTGAGCCCTTTCGAGCCTTTATGGCGGCTCGCTTAGATGCGGATACGTTTTACGCGATGTCAGATTTACGTCCCGGATTACAAGGGATAGATCCGACCCCCGACGCTCCACTATCCGTGCTTATCCCCAGCTTTTTGCTGTCAGAAATTTCACGTGCCTTTCAAATCGGATTTCTGGTCTTCTTGCCGTTTCTCATCATCGACTTGGTGGTTGCGGCAATTCTGATGTCGATGGGGATGATGATGGTACCGCCCGCTGTGGTGTCGCTCCCGTTCAAACTGGCATTCTTTGTGGTCGCTGACGGTTGGACCCTGATCGCCAGCTCCCTGGTCCGTAGCTACTACCCCTGA
- a CDS encoding FliM/FliN family flagellar motor switch protein, with protein sequence MDDNADLKMKTADSGNPFNSVPVEVVVSVGKARPLIRDLVNLGENAVLTLDKRVEDPVDLYVGDRLVARGQLEELEGDQAGQLAVRLTEIADLQSGLG encoded by the coding sequence ATGGATGATAACGCCGATCTCAAGATGAAAACTGCCGACTCCGGCAACCCGTTTAATTCGGTCCCGGTCGAAGTTGTGGTTTCGGTCGGCAAAGCCCGCCCTCTGATCCGCGATCTGGTAAACCTCGGCGAAAACGCAGTTCTGACGTTAGACAAGCGTGTCGAAGATCCTGTCGATCTCTATGTTGGCGACCGTTTAGTTGCCCGTGGTCAGTTAGAAGAACTGGAAGGTGATCAGGCCGGACAACTGGCCGTGCGTTTGACGGAAATTGCAGATCTACAAAGTGGGCTGGGATGA
- a CDS encoding ABC transporter ATP-binding protein produces MTIAHLLEDFGNAGKVEPVALVSDELLEEQKLVSFENGYTAGWDDSVGAHERETSKISATLANSLEDMSFTFHEAQNQLIESLDPMFKVLTSAILPDAMAASFGHHIVDQLTDMAKGQTDQPLVITVAAGEAGGVRAALNQNFSIEVKVREDGELAPGQAYLRVGGLEREINSGALLDSIRESVDAFSFQVKEDAQYG; encoded by the coding sequence ATGACAATTGCTCACCTATTAGAAGACTTTGGAAATGCCGGAAAAGTTGAACCCGTCGCGTTGGTTTCAGATGAACTGCTCGAAGAGCAAAAGCTGGTTTCATTTGAAAACGGATATACAGCTGGCTGGGACGATTCTGTTGGCGCGCATGAGCGCGAAACCAGCAAAATTTCTGCAACACTTGCAAATTCTCTGGAAGATATGAGTTTTACCTTTCACGAGGCACAGAACCAACTCATCGAATCTCTGGATCCAATGTTCAAGGTGTTAACCAGCGCAATCTTACCGGATGCCATGGCCGCCAGTTTTGGTCACCACATCGTCGATCAGCTAACCGACATGGCAAAAGGGCAGACTGATCAGCCACTTGTGATTACGGTGGCCGCTGGTGAGGCCGGCGGTGTTCGAGCCGCTTTAAACCAGAACTTTTCTATCGAGGTCAAAGTCCGTGAAGACGGCGAATTGGCCCCGGGTCAGGCCTATCTGCGCGTTGGTGGCCTAGAACGTGAAATCAACAGTGGTGCATTGCTCGATTCCATCCGCGAATCAGTTGATGCCTTCTCCTTCCAAGTCAAAGAGGACGCTCAATATGGATGA
- the fliF gene encoding flagellar basal-body MS-ring/collar protein FliF, with product MQQIKNVWAELDTRKRLIIVGSTVIMILSVLAMSRVASTPTMKLLYAGLDSASAGQVVQSLEQRNTEYEVRGGSIYVPVEQRDELRMTLASEGLPANGNRGYELLDTLSGFGTTSQMFDAAYWRAKEGELARTIVASPHITQARVHIANTGSNPFQRSVEPTASVSLVPLGSPISPAQANAVRFLIASAVTGLAVDNVAVIDANGALIGSPEAVAAAGSGTDDRSQSIRERVIRLVEARVGQGNAVVEVSVDIVTETETIREKRIDPESRVAISTDVEERADSSSNQSGEVTVASNIPDGDAASGDGSKANNTSTRERINYEISETEMQVTRGPGAIRRLTIAVLVNGLSSANDSGTTEFSPRPENELSAMRELISAAVGFDAERGDVITLKSMELPSIEPQGTVVSNSIMDNVFIDAMALIQIAALAIVSLILGLFVLRPILANKAPQNAIEGPDTMSDLPQLGSGDFMSNPNMGAGMDMAPLTGEIDDGFGAMGGIGDMGGMGDMGGMGGLPALGGGSEDPVDRLRAMIGDRQEETVEILRGWLEESEEKA from the coding sequence GTGCAGCAGATCAAGAATGTCTGGGCAGAATTGGATACGCGCAAGCGTCTGATCATCGTGGGTTCCACGGTCATCATGATTCTTAGCGTGCTTGCAATGTCCCGCGTGGCGAGTACGCCAACAATGAAACTACTCTATGCCGGGCTCGATAGTGCTTCGGCAGGACAAGTGGTACAATCGCTGGAACAGCGTAATACCGAATACGAAGTGCGCGGCGGGTCCATTTATGTCCCCGTTGAGCAACGCGACGAATTGCGGATGACCCTGGCAAGTGAAGGCCTGCCAGCAAATGGCAACCGCGGCTATGAATTGCTTGATACACTGAGCGGATTCGGCACAACGTCACAAATGTTCGATGCCGCATACTGGCGCGCAAAGGAAGGTGAGCTGGCCCGCACAATTGTTGCCAGCCCACATATTACTCAGGCTCGTGTGCATATAGCCAACACGGGGTCGAATCCCTTTCAACGCAGTGTTGAACCGACGGCTTCGGTCTCACTGGTCCCTTTAGGCTCGCCTATTTCACCAGCTCAGGCCAACGCTGTTCGTTTCCTTATTGCATCAGCAGTTACCGGTCTCGCCGTTGACAATGTTGCTGTGATTGATGCCAACGGTGCGCTTATCGGCTCTCCCGAGGCGGTGGCTGCCGCAGGTTCAGGCACAGATGATCGCTCACAGTCGATTCGTGAACGGGTTATCCGCCTGGTCGAAGCACGTGTTGGCCAAGGCAATGCAGTGGTTGAGGTCAGTGTCGACATAGTCACTGAAACCGAAACGATCCGGGAAAAGCGCATTGATCCGGAAAGCCGTGTCGCAATCAGTACTGATGTAGAAGAGCGGGCTGATTCTTCGAGCAACCAATCTGGTGAGGTCACCGTGGCTTCAAACATTCCGGATGGAGATGCTGCCTCGGGTGATGGTTCCAAAGCCAACAACACCTCAACCCGTGAACGAATCAATTACGAAATTTCAGAAACCGAAATGCAAGTGACACGCGGACCCGGCGCCATCAGGCGTCTGACCATCGCGGTGTTGGTAAATGGACTTTCTTCTGCCAACGACTCGGGCACCACTGAATTCTCCCCGCGCCCCGAGAACGAATTGTCTGCGATGCGGGAACTAATTTCGGCGGCAGTTGGTTTCGATGCCGAACGCGGGGACGTCATCACACTGAAGTCGATGGAATTACCCTCAATCGAACCACAGGGTACCGTCGTGTCCAACTCGATTATGGATAACGTCTTCATTGATGCGATGGCTCTGATCCAAATAGCTGCCCTTGCAATCGTCAGTCTGATTCTCGGACTGTTCGTGCTCCGACCGATACTGGCCAACAAGGCACCTCAGAATGCCATCGAAGGCCCTGATACGATGTCTGATCTGCCGCAGCTGGGGTCTGGTGATTTCATGAGCAATCCCAATATGGGAGCAGGCATGGATATGGCCCCACTGACCGGCGAAATTGACGACGGCTTTGGCGCAATGGGTGGCATCGGAGACATGGGTGGCATGGGTGATATGGGTGGCATGGGCGGGCTTCCTGCACTGGGTGGCGGCTCCGAAGATCCAGTTGACCGGCTGCGTGCGATGATTGGAGACCGCCAGGAAGAAACAGTCGAAATTCTACGCGGCTGGCTTGAAGAGAGCGAGGAGAAGGCCTGA
- a CDS encoding flagellar basal body-associated FliL family protein produces the protein MTDAVANVEDTPAKPSKMPLIIGLVLAIVGGGGGFYAVQAGLLPFGKPAAPEMASVGHAAPTGVDSHESAADIANLAFIEMDPLVITLRKAGGLKHLRFRAQLEVDVANQVEVERILPRVVDVLNSYLRALEVSDLVDPMALPKLRAQMLRRINIATGQGRVRDLLIMDFVLN, from the coding sequence ATGACAGACGCTGTAGCGAACGTAGAAGATACGCCGGCGAAGCCGAGCAAAATGCCACTGATCATAGGGTTAGTGCTTGCGATTGTTGGCGGCGGCGGCGGATTTTATGCCGTCCAGGCCGGCCTGCTTCCTTTTGGAAAACCTGCTGCACCAGAGATGGCGTCAGTGGGTCACGCAGCGCCGACGGGTGTAGACAGTCATGAGTCGGCGGCAGATATCGCCAACCTTGCCTTTATTGAAATGGACCCTCTTGTGATAACGCTGCGTAAAGCGGGCGGTTTGAAACATTTGCGGTTCCGCGCGCAGCTTGAGGTCGATGTAGCCAATCAGGTTGAAGTCGAAAGAATCTTGCCGCGCGTTGTCGATGTACTGAACAGCTACCTCAGAGCTTTGGAAGTTTCGGATCTTGTTGACCCGATGGCGCTTCCGAAACTACGGGCGCAGATGTTGCGGCGGATCAACATTGCCACTGGACAAGGGCGTGTTCGAGATCTGCTGATCATGGATTTTGTATTAAACTAG
- a CDS encoding MotE family protein, whose product MTKEAKTKRPRRTRVGTLFMLSVLLLGSAALRLGFEAGPAIAREVASLPEAETPMGDGAKRSESVPSSAELQHMLAAFQKREQTLAAREAEIEDRMKAMEIADQAINQKLAALEVAEANLEATLSLADGATETDLTRLTAVYEQMKAKESAPLFEEMDPGFAAGFLARMKPEAAAGIMAGLSPQAAYTISVVLAGRNSSVPKE is encoded by the coding sequence ATGACCAAAGAAGCTAAAACCAAGCGTCCGCGTCGGACTCGTGTTGGAACCTTGTTCATGTTGTCGGTCTTGTTGCTGGGCTCCGCTGCCTTACGGCTGGGGTTCGAGGCGGGGCCAGCAATCGCCCGCGAAGTGGCCAGTCTGCCGGAAGCGGAAACGCCCATGGGCGATGGGGCTAAACGCAGCGAATCGGTGCCGTCTTCGGCTGAACTGCAGCACATGCTTGCGGCGTTTCAGAAACGCGAACAAACACTTGCCGCACGCGAAGCTGAGATCGAAGATCGGATGAAGGCGATGGAGATTGCTGATCAGGCAATCAATCAAAAGCTGGCCGCGCTTGAAGTCGCTGAGGCTAATCTGGAAGCCACGTTGTCTTTGGCTGACGGTGCGACTGAAACTGACCTGACCCGTCTGACGGCCGTTTATGAACAGATGAAGGCAAAAGAATCAGCGCCACTATTCGAAGAAATGGACCCTGGTTTTGCGGCAGGGTTTCTGGCTCGGATGAAACCCGAGGCAGCGGCTGGGATTATGGCCGGTCTTAGCCCGCAGGCGGCTTATACAATTAGTGTTGTTCTCGCAGGGCGTAATAGCTCGGTGCCAAAAGAATAA
- the motA gene encoding flagellar motor stator protein MotA, producing the protein MIGIIGIAMIFVMVFGGYLAAGGKMGIILKAMPFELMMIGGAGVGAFMISNDLAGIKHTLKDLGKVFKGPKWKPDDYRDLLCLLFGLIRIARANPVEVEQHIEDPENSSVFGKYPRILADKEAVNLICDTMRSASMNYDDPHQVEEVLEKRIEANQHHALHSSHALQTLADGLPALGIVAAVLGIIKTMGSIDQPPEILGKMIGGALVGTFLGVFLAYGLVGPFAAKVKAVTEEDAHFHQLIREVLVANLHNHAAAICIEVGRQNTPSHIRPGFSELEEALKSVKQEAA; encoded by the coding sequence ATGATCGGAATTATTGGTATCGCCATGATCTTTGTGATGGTGTTCGGTGGCTATCTTGCTGCCGGGGGCAAGATGGGTATCATTCTCAAAGCCATGCCATTTGAATTGATGATGATCGGCGGGGCCGGAGTAGGCGCCTTTATGATCAGTAACGATTTGGCAGGTATTAAGCATACCCTTAAGGATCTGGGAAAAGTTTTCAAAGGTCCAAAATGGAAGCCAGACGATTATCGTGATTTGCTTTGCCTGTTGTTCGGGTTGATTCGGATTGCCCGCGCAAACCCGGTTGAGGTGGAGCAACACATCGAAGACCCTGAGAATTCGTCAGTGTTTGGGAAATATCCCAGGATTTTGGCCGACAAAGAAGCTGTGAATTTGATTTGTGATACCATGCGGTCTGCATCGATGAACTATGATGACCCGCATCAGGTTGAAGAAGTTCTGGAAAAGCGTATCGAAGCCAACCAACATCACGCTCTTCATTCCAGCCATGCGTTGCAGACACTAGCGGATGGTCTACCTGCCCTGGGGATTGTTGCGGCGGTTCTGGGTATCATTAAAACGATGGGATCGATCGATCAGCCACCTGAAATATTGGGTAAAATGATTGGTGGCGCTCTTGTGGGTACATTTCTTGGGGTGTTCCTGGCTTACGGTCTCGTTGGCCCATTTGCCGCCAAAGTGAAAGCGGTGACCGAAGAGGATGCACATTTTCACCAGTTGATTCGAGAAGTTCTGGTGGCCAATTTGCACAATCATGCTGCTGCAATTTGCATCGAAGTCGGACGTCAAAATACACCGTCGCATATCCGTCCTGGGTTTTCTGAATTGGAAGAAGCCCTGAAATCTGTGAAACAGGAAGCCGCATGA
- a CDS encoding transglycosylase SLT domain-containing protein yields the protein MAALCDLAAQRAARDQGVPLDVLRTITRTETGRGGKQGLQPWPWTVNMEGAGKWFQNEDEARAYVFSHFKRGARSFDVGCFQINFKWHGAEFDSIDQMFDPVANAQYAAKFLKKLYAEMGDWSKAAGAYHSRTPTYATRYSARFDQIRADLSPATVVAALPGRTRRNRTSDGPLPLASLHTPAPLIAQGSVSMGSLVPIAGSVASSRALIMIE from the coding sequence GTGGCTGCGCTGTGTGACTTGGCCGCGCAACGTGCAGCACGGGATCAAGGGGTGCCGTTGGACGTTCTTCGTACAATAACCAGAACCGAAACCGGACGGGGTGGGAAACAGGGACTTCAGCCCTGGCCCTGGACCGTGAATATGGAAGGCGCTGGCAAGTGGTTCCAGAACGAAGATGAGGCACGCGCTTATGTTTTTTCACATTTCAAACGTGGCGCCCGCAGTTTTGATGTCGGCTGCTTTCAAATCAATTTCAAATGGCATGGAGCAGAGTTTGATTCGATTGATCAGATGTTCGACCCAGTTGCCAACGCGCAATATGCGGCCAAATTTCTAAAAAAACTATACGCAGAAATGGGTGATTGGTCCAAAGCTGCCGGGGCCTATCATTCCCGCACACCAACTTACGCCACCCGATATTCCGCACGTTTTGACCAAATTCGCGCAGATTTGTCACCAGCCACCGTTGTGGCTGCATTGCCAGGTCGCACCCGCCGTAACCGCACCTCTGACGGGCCACTTCCTTTGGCAAGTCTTCACACGCCCGCACCGCTGATTGCGCAAGGTTCTGTTTCCATGGGTTCGTTAGTTCCCATTGCCGGATCCGTTGCATCATCGCGTGCCCTGATCATGATTGAATGA
- the flhA gene encoding flagellar biosynthesis protein FlhA → MAIIVMMILPVPAWVLDVGLAASFGLAILIFTITLFIERPLEFSAFPTVLLASLMLRLSLNVSSTKLIIGEGHTGTDAAGNVIQGFAQFVMGGSVFLGLVVFGVLLIVNFMVINKGATRMAEVGARFALDAMPGKQMAIDADLSAGAIDHVGAKERREREQQETTFFGSLDGASKFVKGDAVAGLLITMMNLVMGLAMGVLVHGMPIGAAFETYAILTVGDGLVSQIPSVIISIAAALLLARGGNQGTTDIAIGDQLGRHPAALATVAILMCLFALVPGLPFLPFMIGGLVLGYFAYRTHQKIKDEEEAEIEEQIEVGTEAVAARPLGDILDLDDVHLEFSPDLVGMVLDAGTGLDTRIANMRTHVASVFGLILPEIRLTDEPELQMGTYLIKVQGVEQARGTLHPDMVLALMPDAHDSLPSGTDVTEPVYGAPARWISTKHQEDAALIGATIVTPPEILATHLLEVMKQNFSRLLTLKSLRRLLNEMTLLSDTFRSEANKKLLDELVPDKVPIDMLHAVLRLLLDERVSIRNMPLILESIAEARMQSTQPEVVCEHVRQRLGFQLVAEMKREDGTIPLVQLAPEWEDKFSTYQIDTQNGGMDIALPPDLFNRLAEGLSDRLNMISEQGVFPAVVTSTRRRRYLRTILKARGIANPVLSFEEIGLDARPALVGMVAA, encoded by the coding sequence ATGGCGATCATTGTGATGATGATCTTACCCGTACCGGCCTGGGTCCTTGATGTCGGGCTTGCCGCCTCGTTTGGCCTGGCGATCCTGATTTTTACCATCACGTTGTTCATTGAACGGCCGTTAGAATTTTCGGCCTTTCCGACAGTGTTGCTGGCCTCGCTGATGTTGCGGCTGTCATTGAATGTATCATCGACCAAGTTGATTATTGGCGAAGGCCATACCGGCACGGATGCGGCTGGGAATGTGATCCAGGGATTTGCTCAGTTTGTCATGGGCGGCAGTGTGTTCTTGGGGCTGGTGGTGTTTGGCGTCTTATTGATCGTCAACTTCATGGTCATCAACAAGGGTGCCACTCGTATGGCCGAAGTTGGTGCGCGTTTTGCTTTGGATGCGATGCCGGGCAAGCAGATGGCAATCGATGCGGATTTGTCGGCTGGTGCTATTGACCACGTCGGTGCCAAAGAGCGCCGTGAGCGGGAACAACAAGAGACCACTTTTTTCGGCTCGCTTGATGGCGCCTCGAAGTTCGTAAAAGGCGATGCCGTTGCCGGCTTGTTGATTACCATGATGAACTTGGTCATGGGATTGGCGATGGGGGTTCTGGTTCACGGAATGCCTATTGGCGCGGCGTTTGAAACCTATGCAATCTTGACCGTTGGTGACGGTTTGGTCTCGCAGATCCCTTCGGTGATCATTTCAATTGCTGCGGCTCTTCTGTTGGCCCGTGGTGGCAATCAGGGCACGACTGACATTGCGATCGGTGACCAGTTGGGTAGGCATCCAGCTGCCCTGGCCACAGTGGCCATTCTGATGTGCTTGTTTGCCTTGGTACCGGGCCTGCCCTTTCTTCCCTTCATGATCGGTGGTCTTGTTCTTGGTTACTTCGCTTACCGGACGCACCAGAAAATTAAAGACGAGGAAGAGGCCGAGATAGAGGAACAGATCGAGGTTGGTACAGAAGCTGTTGCTGCCAGACCACTGGGCGACATTCTGGATCTGGACGATGTGCACCTCGAATTTTCACCCGATCTGGTCGGGATGGTACTTGATGCAGGGACCGGTCTGGATACCCGAATTGCCAATATGCGGACTCATGTAGCCAGCGTGTTTGGTCTAATTTTGCCCGAAATTCGATTGACGGATGAACCCGAATTGCAAATGGGCACCTACCTGATCAAGGTGCAGGGGGTCGAACAGGCTCGGGGTACTTTGCATCCAGACATGGTTCTGGCTTTGATGCCGGATGCACATGATTCGCTGCCCAGTGGTACTGATGTCACCGAGCCGGTTTATGGTGCGCCTGCCCGTTGGATTTCTACAAAGCATCAGGAAGATGCGGCGCTGATAGGGGCAACGATCGTAACCCCACCAGAAATCCTCGCGACCCACTTGCTAGAAGTGATGAAGCAGAATTTCTCACGCTTGCTGACTCTGAAATCACTGCGCCGCCTTCTGAATGAAATGACACTGCTGTCTGACACCTTCCGGTCCGAGGCCAATAAGAAGCTTTTGGATGAACTGGTGCCTGACAAAGTGCCAATCGATATGCTGCATGCGGTACTGCGTTTGCTGCTGGATGAACGAGTGTCTATTCGGAATATGCCACTGATTCTGGAATCGATTGCCGAGGCTCGGATGCAAAGCACCCAGCCTGAGGTTGTCTGTGAACATGTTCGCCAGCGTTTGGGCTTTCAGTTGGTGGCAGAAATGAAGCGTGAAGACGGCACCATCCCTCTGGTACAATTGGCTCCTGAATGGGAAGATAAATTCTCAACCTATCAGATCGACACTCAGAATGGCGGGATGGACATTGCCTTGCCGCCAGACCTTTTCAATCGATTGGCCGAAGGTCTGTCTGACCGGTTGAATATGATTTCCGAGCAGGGGGTATTTCCAGCGGTGGTCACATCGACCCGCCGCCGCCGTTATCTGCGCACTATTCTCAAGGCGCGAGGCATAGCTAATCCAGTGCTTTCCTTTGAGGAAATTGGCCTAGATGCTCGCCCGGCTCTGGTTGGAATGGTTGCCGCATGA